Proteins encoded within one genomic window of uncultured Desulfobacter sp.:
- a CDS encoding cytidylate kinase family protein, producing MSVITFFGRAYTGKAQLAQKAADALGYNVLYDQDIIDAAAKTYNLKKSSIESSIFKDPPFADRYTPAKAKCIAAVKSVLADKIQQGPVIVSGFLGRLIPSEMGLHILVTAPNGFRNRNIQRETGKKSSIDTKKHLECSDESFLRWSLYLRSAESRRPMDCDGVVNVTTTGLSDLIELISSAALNKKEEMSPQEFALSSKVSRLMAEKGHPVSVEARHDQLELVVHKPVLMFSRYGKKLTTLVQSVSGVNNVNTRSGRLFYQTDILPGSHYFKTPTSAPIEKQYEQLYKRVTERRPSFINRVTAEPQLVAAAHA from the coding sequence ATGAGTGTCATTACATTTTTTGGAAGAGCCTACACAGGCAAGGCGCAACTGGCACAAAAGGCAGCAGACGCACTGGGTTATAACGTGTTGTACGACCAGGATATTATTGATGCAGCAGCCAAAACGTACAATCTTAAAAAAAGCAGTATCGAAAGCAGTATTTTTAAAGACCCACCTTTTGCAGATCGGTATACCCCGGCTAAAGCGAAGTGCATCGCAGCCGTAAAGTCTGTTCTGGCTGATAAAATCCAGCAGGGGCCTGTTATTGTCAGCGGATTCTTAGGCAGATTAATTCCCTCAGAAATGGGGCTGCATATTTTGGTCACAGCGCCAAATGGATTTAGAAACCGAAATATACAGCGAGAAACAGGCAAAAAATCAAGCATTGATACAAAAAAGCACCTGGAATGCAGTGACGAATCGTTTTTACGCTGGTCCCTGTACTTGCGATCAGCGGAAAGCCGCAGACCCATGGATTGCGACGGCGTTGTGAATGTGACTACCACAGGACTATCCGATTTGATTGAACTGATTTCCAGTGCGGCATTGAATAAAAAAGAAGAGATGAGCCCCCAAGAATTTGCGCTGTCTTCTAAAGTCTCCCGCCTTATGGCTGAAAAAGGTCACCCGGTGTCAGTGGAAGCACGACATGACCAACTGGAACTTGTTGTCCACAAACCCGTACTGATGTTTTCCAGGTATGGCAAAAAACTGACAACCCTTGTTCAGTCCGTCAGCGGGGTCAACAACGTCAATACCCGGAGCGGTAGACTATTTTACCAAACCGATATCCTGCCAGGCAGCCATTATTTCAAAACCCCGACTTCAGCTCCTATTGAAAAACAGTATGAACAGCTTTACAAAAGGGTCACAGAACGCCGTCCATCCTTTATAAACCGTGTAACGGCAGAGCCACAATTGGTTGCAGCCGCCCACGCCTGA
- a CDS encoding ATP-binding protein has protein sequence MFRTITGKISAIVFLLILLFVVNYGLLTYFLKEQEILATQMLEMSQAERRLHALNGRFYEDRFWEKEVLEEKNPNAIANYGASISNLKKELKALENIKTNKSIQAKLHAIRVEILEHEKVFNEAQQLKTTQNIHRTTLNTSYRSLISNVLNNDMRQLFKPLFNLNHFFIVYIMQQDEPVYHSLMMVIDYLNKKIEQIDPSDHRTEEYLLGFKHLLAQDYKLAIVINDTEKSFELAHNSLFKQFDSVFIQASALFKNKYLEAEFKRNNLNNMALVLTIVSVTLLGVVFYLFSKTIVTPIRYLAMVMRKVKEGNFDERFSWPGNKKDELIRYGYHFNTMLDTLQENETLLRTLIEVIPDLIWLKSPQGEYLLCNLRFERFFGAKQKDILGKTDYDFLDKKLADFFREKDQAAIRANKPCLNEEDIVYADDGHKEHLETIKTPVFDADGNLKGVLGIARDITERKKNEDEKIEAYLALEEHKKLALVGKIAGKMSHDFNNILGIIMGQSEVGLFKCQEEETLKIFKRIFDQSLRGKNLTKNLVAFAKDQEPKYEYFHLNEKIELVLSLLQKDLDGIEIRKKGLSEPMDFFADPGMIEHCLVNIFQNSIHALSKCENPFIFIQLRQSKAFVIITIEDNGCGIPEKHIDNIFEPSFTLKGSKDVISSYDSSIKGSGYGMANVNKYVALHKGKINVRSQLNNGTTVELHFPIIRKKLTKEEKITIQNEGYHTHKRILLVEDEIQIAEVQRFVLTTEPCNHIVDVAHTAEAALNFFDDNDYDLISLDFILPGKINGKQIYDHIRSTNKTIPILFISGNIEFLESIKDLKRNDLLIDHVSKPCQNITYLNSIKLLLDKANG, from the coding sequence TTGTTCAGAACCATTACCGGTAAAATCAGCGCGATAGTATTCCTTCTTATCCTTTTATTTGTGGTGAATTATGGGTTGTTGACTTATTTTCTTAAGGAGCAAGAAATATTAGCCACGCAAATGTTGGAGATGTCTCAGGCTGAGAGAAGACTGCATGCATTAAATGGGCGCTTTTATGAAGATCGATTTTGGGAAAAAGAAGTTCTTGAAGAAAAAAATCCTAACGCTATTGCAAATTATGGGGCTTCAATTTCAAATCTTAAGAAGGAACTTAAGGCTTTGGAAAATATTAAAACAAATAAATCGATTCAAGCTAAATTGCATGCCATCCGGGTTGAGATCCTTGAGCACGAAAAAGTTTTCAATGAGGCCCAGCAATTAAAAACAACCCAGAATATCCACCGGACAACTCTGAATACAAGTTATCGATCATTGATTTCCAATGTTCTGAATAACGATATGAGGCAATTGTTTAAGCCCCTGTTTAATTTAAATCATTTTTTCATCGTATATATCATGCAGCAAGATGAGCCTGTTTATCATTCACTGATGATGGTCATTGATTACCTTAATAAAAAGATTGAACAAATAGATCCATCAGATCACAGAACAGAGGAATATCTTTTAGGTTTTAAGCATTTATTGGCACAGGATTATAAACTTGCAATTGTAATTAATGATACCGAAAAATCTTTTGAGTTGGCGCACAACTCCCTTTTTAAGCAATTTGACAGTGTTTTTATCCAAGCGTCAGCATTGTTCAAAAATAAATATCTTGAGGCTGAATTCAAACGAAACAATTTAAACAACATGGCCTTAGTGCTGACTATCGTCAGTGTAACCTTGTTAGGGGTTGTTTTTTATCTGTTTTCAAAAACAATTGTTACACCAATTCGTTATCTTGCCATGGTAATGCGTAAGGTTAAAGAAGGTAATTTTGATGAAAGATTCTCCTGGCCCGGCAATAAGAAGGATGAATTAATCAGGTATGGCTATCATTTCAATACAATGCTGGATACGCTCCAAGAAAATGAGACGCTTTTAAGGACACTTATTGAAGTGATTCCAGATCTTATATGGTTGAAAAGTCCCCAGGGCGAATACCTGCTATGCAACTTAAGATTTGAACGGTTTTTTGGTGCAAAGCAAAAAGATATTTTAGGAAAAACGGATTATGATTTTCTCGACAAAAAATTAGCTGATTTTTTCAGAGAAAAGGATCAGGCTGCAATTCGGGCCAATAAACCGTGTTTAAATGAAGAAGATATCGTTTACGCCGATGATGGCCACAAAGAACATCTTGAAACCATAAAAACACCTGTTTTTGATGCTGACGGCAATCTTAAAGGCGTCCTCGGAATTGCAAGGGATATAACTGAAAGGAAAAAAAATGAAGATGAAAAAATTGAAGCCTACTTGGCACTTGAAGAACATAAAAAATTAGCTCTGGTTGGGAAGATTGCAGGAAAAATGTCCCATGATTTTAATAATATTCTTGGGATCATCATGGGACAATCCGAGGTAGGATTGTTCAAGTGTCAGGAAGAAGAAACGTTAAAAATATTCAAGCGCATATTTGATCAATCACTGAGAGGAAAAAATTTAACCAAAAATCTGGTTGCATTTGCTAAAGATCAAGAGCCCAAATATGAGTATTTTCATCTAAATGAAAAAATTGAGCTGGTGTTAAGTTTGTTGCAAAAAGACTTAGACGGCATTGAAATCAGGAAAAAAGGCTTGTCCGAACCCATGGATTTTTTTGCTGATCCGGGAATGATAGAACATTGTCTTGTAAATATATTTCAAAATTCCATTCACGCATTAAGTAAATGTGAAAATCCCTTTATTTTCATCCAACTTCGACAGTCCAAGGCATTCGTAATCATCACAATTGAAGATAATGGCTGCGGCATTCCGGAGAAGCATATTGATAACATTTTTGAACCTTCGTTTACGCTTAAAGGCAGTAAAGATGTCATCTCATCTTATGACAGTTCGATAAAAGGGTCTGGTTATGGGATGGCTAACGTCAATAAATATGTGGCGCTTCACAAAGGTAAAATTAACGTACGTTCTCAATTAAATAACGGCACGACGGTTGAATTGCATTTCCCAATAATTCGAAAAAAACTCACAAAAGAAGAAAAAATCACGATACAAAATGAAGGGTACCATACGCATAAAAGGATTCTGCTGGTTGAAGATGAAATTCAAATTGCAGAAGTTCAACGCTTTGTTTTGACAACTGAGCCGTGTAATCACATCGTTGATGTCGCACATACAGCAGAAGCGGCTTTAAACTTTTTTGATGATAATGATTATGATTTGATAAGCCTTGATTTTATTCTACCTGGAAAAATTAATGGTAAACAGATATATGACCATATTCGCTCAACCAATAAAACGATCCCCATTTTATTTATTTCAGGTAACATAGAATTTTTGGAGTCCATCAAAGATTTAAAAAGAAATGATCTTCTGATTGACCATGTTTCCAAACCTTGTCAAAATATCACCTATTTGAACAGCATAAAATTATTGCTTGATAAGGCGAATGGTTGA
- a CDS encoding 2-dehydropantoate 2-reductase: MNVIKTIAIFGAGAMGAAYAGLFTDNSDIRVCFAARGDRFVRLDGATIKVNGKNYTIPVVHPDRVARPFDLILVALKHHHLTDSVLKDINALTGQNSLVLSVMNGLESEKLLGRVCGHEKIVPAIAVGIDAVHENDCFTYSNPGNIIFGNDPALPNAADTDRLERIKIALDMGGIPNEISPDIQRTMWWKFMVNVGVNQASAVLGASYRVFQNLPEARALMVSLMQEVLALARHRGINLHSSDIDQWLNVLNTLSPDGKTSMLQDMQAKRKTEVEIFAGAVENMGKADAIPTPVNSTFLNLIRVQEKTTAGKTG, from the coding sequence TTGAACGTAATAAAGACAATAGCCATTTTCGGTGCCGGAGCCATGGGCGCGGCATATGCAGGTTTATTTACAGACAATTCAGATATCCGTGTCTGCTTTGCAGCTCGGGGGGATCGCTTTGTACGCCTTGATGGGGCCACCATCAAGGTTAACGGCAAGAATTATACGATTCCGGTGGTGCATCCTGACCGGGTGGCGCGTCCCTTTGATCTGATACTGGTGGCCTTGAAACATCATCATTTGACCGACTCGGTGCTCAAAGATATCAACGCTTTGACAGGGCAGAACTCCTTGGTGCTGTCCGTTATGAACGGGCTTGAAAGTGAAAAGCTGCTTGGCCGGGTCTGCGGTCATGAAAAGATTGTTCCTGCCATTGCCGTGGGTATTGATGCGGTGCATGAAAATGACTGTTTTACCTATTCCAATCCAGGAAATATTATATTTGGAAATGACCCGGCGCTTCCCAATGCAGCGGATACCGATCGGCTGGAACGGATAAAAATCGCCTTGGATATGGGTGGTATTCCCAACGAAATATCACCGGATATCCAAAGAACCATGTGGTGGAAATTTATGGTTAACGTCGGGGTGAACCAGGCATCTGCCGTGCTTGGTGCGTCCTATCGTGTTTTCCAGAATTTGCCTGAGGCCCGGGCTCTGATGGTCTCTCTGATGCAGGAAGTGTTGGCCCTGGCCCGGCACCGGGGGATCAATCTTCATTCGTCCGATATTGATCAATGGTTGAACGTGCTCAATACGTTGTCTCCGGATGGAAAAACGTCCATGCTCCAGGATATGCAGGCCAAAAGGAAAACAGAAGTAGAAATCTTTGCAGGTGCTGTTGAAAATATGGGAAAAGCAGATGCGATCCCAACACCTGTGAACAGCACTTTTTTAAATTTAATCCGGGTTCAAGAAAAAACCACAGCCGGAAAGACAGGATAA
- a CDS encoding FKBP-type peptidyl-prolyl cis-trans isomerase, whose protein sequence is MNDMETFKKQMHEKYPDAVETQSGLMYVPVQEGSGPAVASGTKVKVHYTGMFTNGQKFDSSRDRGNPIEFVLGKGQVIKGWDIGIEGMKKGEARTLLIPYPLAYGERGYPGAIPPKSTLIFDVELVDF, encoded by the coding sequence ATGAACGATATGGAAACGTTTAAAAAACAGATGCATGAAAAATACCCCGATGCCGTGGAAACCCAATCAGGCTTGATGTATGTGCCGGTGCAAGAAGGCTCAGGCCCTGCCGTTGCCTCCGGAACCAAGGTTAAGGTGCATTATACCGGGATGTTTACCAACGGTCAAAAGTTTGATTCCTCCAGGGATCGGGGTAATCCCATTGAATTTGTTCTGGGTAAAGGGCAGGTGATCAAAGGCTGGGATATCGGGATTGAAGGCATGAAAAAAGGCGAGGCCCGTACGTTGTTGATTCCTTACCCCCTGGCATATGGCGAGCGGGGGTATCCTGGTGCGATTCCTCCCAAGTCCACCCTGATATTTGACGTAGAACTGGTAGACTTCTAA